The nucleotide sequence TCTTGCCAAACAAAAGTCAAGGACAGGCTCCATCCAGCTCACCTGCAACCTTAATTTCACACACGAAATGCAAGTGGGAGCTTGATGCTAATTATCCACAATGCGAATGCTTTTGGGTCTTTTAAGCGACGTGATTGGCCGGTGAGCAGTCCCTGGTGGACCATGGCTTGACTCCAGCTCACCTGCAGTTGTGAACGCTTGTTTGAGTTATGAGACACCGCTGCCGAGCCCATGTGACGACGTCTTAACTGAATTCAACAAATATGTGTGCCAAGGGTGTCATAAAGGGAAGACAAGTAAAAGGGTAGCAACAAAAACCATTCGGAACTACTGGGCTTAGCAGTTTTTCCAAAACAATTACATGATGGACAAAAAATGACTGGAATGTGGGTTTTTGCACTGTGTAACTGTCCTGTTGTTTCATCCAGGCACAAAAGGACGCTTGAAGAGGGTCTTCCTGTGGGTGACGCGGGAGTACGAGGAAGTATTTAACGGCGCTCACATCATTAATTAGCCGCCGCAAATCAATACATTCCCACTCATCGATAAATCCATCCGGGATGGACGGGAGTCTGGGAGAGATGTCGCTCCACGGCCACACCGAGCTTCACTCGCGGGACCTCTCGGCCGCCTTCCCCCGGCCCCCCTTGGGCGCCGCCGGGCCTCCTCTGGAAGCCgagccgcgggcgcctccgccgaCCTTCGAGCACTCCATGTCGGCGCTGGGCTACAGCGGCGACTCCCCGTCGGCGTCGGGGAGCACCTACACCACCCTGACCCCCTTGCAGCCCTTCGACGACAAGttccaccaccatcatcatcaccaccccTGTCTTCCCGTCAGCAACGTCATCGGGAGTTTCACGCTGATGCGCGAGGATCGCGGCGGTGGCCTCCCCGCCAACTTCTACAACCCTTACGCCAAAGATCTTGCCATGACGCCGCCCTCCTCGGGTTTGGGCTCCATGCACGGCTACGGGAGTCCCAATAATGGGGGCGGAGGCGGCGGACAGATGCTCCACGGCGGTTACGACGTCCACGGCGGGAGCCTCTTTTGCAGGACCTCGGACTTTGGGCGAGAGATGTCGCCCCCGGGATTGGGCGCCGGCGACATGACCATGGGGCACCAGCTGAACAAAATGGACGGGGCGGCCCACCACCCTCACATCTACAGCCAGCACTACCAggcccaccaccatcaccaccaccccgGCCAGCAGGCCGCCAAGATCGTGGACCACCTGCATTCCCTCTCATCTTCCCAGGGGGACGGCGGCCTGGGTGGCAGCTCCCCAGggggcgggggcggcggcgaggAGATCAACACCCGAGACGTGGCGCAGAGGATCATCACGGAGCTGAAGCGCTACAGTATCCCGCAGGCCATCTTTGCCGAGCGGGTCCTGTGCCGCTCGCAGGGGACGCTCTCGGACCTCTTGAGGAACCCCAAACCCTGGGCCAAGCTCAAGTCCGGACGCGAGACCTTCAAGAGGATGTCCCGGTGGCTGCAGGAGCCCGAGTTCCAGAGAATGGCCTCGCTTCGGCTGGAGggtgagaacacacacacacacacacacacacacacacacacacgtttct is from Syngnathus scovelli strain Florida chromosome 9, RoL_Ssco_1.2, whole genome shotgun sequence and encodes:
- the onecutl gene encoding one cut domain, family member, like; its protein translation is MDGSLGEMSLHGHTELHSRDLSAAFPRPPLGAAGPPLEAEPRAPPPTFEHSMSALGYSGDSPSASGSTYTTLTPLQPFDDKFHHHHHHHPCLPVSNVIGSFTLMREDRGGGLPANFYNPYAKDLAMTPPSSGLGSMHGYGSPNNGGGGGGQMLHGGYDVHGGSLFCRTSDFGREMSPPGLGAGDMTMGHQLNKMDGAAHHPHIYSQHYQAHHHHHHPGQQAAKIVDHLHSLSSSQGDGGLGGSSPGGGGGGEEINTRDVAQRIITELKRYSIPQAIFAERVLCRSQGTLSDLLRNPKPWAKLKSGRETFKRMSRWLQEPEFQRMASLRLEACKRKEQEQSKLERNQGPKRTRLVFTDLQRRTLLAIFRENHRPTKDLQVTISQQLGLELSTVSNFFMNARRRNLNKWSDEGRPSSTGSSGSSASSSAVSCSTA